The Macadamia integrifolia cultivar HAES 741 chromosome 3, SCU_Mint_v3, whole genome shotgun sequence genome segment TCGCACCCTACTCCACAGTCCTCGCTATACCCATCAAAAGCCAAACAAGTGTTTCTCTCTCTCGCTGAGGGTTTTAGACTCTCACAGGCTTCAGGGTTCCTGGTTCTTACAGGGTAGGGGGGTCTCTCTccgagcttctctctctctctgtagaACAGCTTGTGAATCAATATCAGTTATCAGTTAAATCATGACTCTGTACCGTGTCATCCTCAGATCCCTCCGACGATCATCTCCTCTTTCTCCGACGACCAACTCTATTCCCACTATCACCGCTTCCAACGATTCTATTCTCCACCGCAACCACCAGCAGCTGAATCACAATCTCATCTCCGCACGCGCCTTCGCTTTCTCATCGGCCGAAGAGGCCGCAGCCGAGCGGCGCCGCCGCAAGCGCCGCCTGCGCATCGAACCCCCACTTCACGCCCTCCGTCGCGATCCTAGCGCCCCACGCCCTCGCCCTGACCCCAACGCCCCTCGCCTCCCTGACTCCACATCGGCCCTCGTCGGCCCTCGCCTTAACCTTCATAACACAGTCCAAGGTCTCATCCGGGCTGGCGATCTCGACGGCGCTTCTGCCACCGCTCGCCATGCCGTCTTCTCCAACACCCGTCCCACAGTCTTCACCTGCAATGCTATCATGGCTTCTATGTACCGTGCTGGCCGCTACGACGATGCTATTGCTCTCTTCACTTTTTTCTTCAAGCAGTCGAACATTGTTCCCAACGTCGTCTCTTACAACGTCCTCATCAATACACACTGTGATGCTGGCCGTGTCGATACTGGAATCGAAATTTACCACCACATCCTCGCTAACGCCCCGTTTAGCCCTTCTCCTGTGACTTACCGGCATCTCACAAAGGGTTTGGTTGATGCTGGTCGCATTTCTGATGCCATGGATCTCCTACGTGAGATGCTTAACAAGGGCCATGGTGCAGACTCTTTGGTTTACAACGTTCTTATTTCTGGGTTCCTCAATCTGGGCAACCTAGAGAGGGCAAACGAGCTCTTGGACGAACTCCGAGAACGTTGCCTTGTCTATGATGGTGTTATCCATGCGACGTTCATGGACTGGTACTGGAATCAGGGGAAGGATGCTGAAGCCATGGAGTCTTACCGCAACCTTCTTGATCGTCAATTCAAGATGAGTCCTGCCACTTGCAATACCCTTTTGGAGGTACTTCTCAAGTATGAGAAGGGGGTGGAGGCCTCGGCGCTTTTCCGCCAAATGTTGGACAACCACACCCCACCGACTCTCCAAGCTGTCAACTCTGATACGTTTAATATTATGGTGAACGAGTGTTTCCGATTGGGGAATTTCTCGGAGGCTATTGAGGTTTTTAAGAAGGTGGGAACGCAGCCAAAGTCAAAGCCTTATGCCATGGATGCGGCTGGTTACAATAACATCATGAGCAGGTTCTGTGAACATGGATTGGTTTCGGAGGCAGAGAAGCTGTTTGCAGAAATGTCCACGAAGTCTGTTATGCTGGATAACAATACTTACAGGATTTTCATTGATACATATTTGAAAGAAGAGAGGATGGATGATGTTGtctattttttcaataaaatggtGGTTGAATCAGGTTTGAGATACAATGGAGTATATTGCAACAAGGTATTTGATGAGTTGGTTAAAAAGGGTAAGGTTGAAGAGGCTGCAGAGATTCTGGGCAAAAtgggggagaggagagaagtGAAGCCAGCCCCAACACATTACGAGAGTGTGATTACAGCTCTATGCAAGGAGGGTAAACTAGACAAGAGTAGAGATTTGCTGAGTCAGATGATGAGAAATGGAATTGTTGGTCCTCCTACCCTCAGTGATTTTATATCTGAAACTTTCAgtaaagaagggagaaaagatgagattgataaaatatttgaaatgaGGTTAGGACCTGTTGGTGGTAATATGCCATATTCATCAGCTCCTAGAACTGGTACTGACCAGTTTGGTATGCCGCGAATATCATCACCTACTAGAACTGTAGCAGGTTTGCCGCCATCATCCCCAGTGCCCCAAAATGTTGCAGATATGCCGCCATCTTCGCCAGTGCCTACTATGGCAGGACAGGTAGCAACTGGCTTTAGAGTCTGACAAATCGAGTGGATGCCCTTGTGTCCCCCTTAATTTTTAGTTGAGCAAAACAGATGCATCTTAATATTTGATACTGTGTCCAGTTGGACGATAAAAAAGAAAGTCTTGAGGTTCAGTGTCAATTTAAGATGGTATAATTATTTGAGGAGTTTTCTCCTAGGAGTGATTAATTGTAAGAGTCTGGCGGTAGGTAATGAGTGTTGCCACATCTGTCTGGTCTGGTGGATATGGTCATTCTTTGAGTCGGGTGCATGATTTGGACACATCCATATTTTCAAAGATGCTTAGTTATAGATGTTAATTCATTGATCCTGCTTAACATGATCTTTTAGAATACCATATTTGTTCTCCTGATGTTCTCTTATTgaatggtttatcatttttcACAACTTATGCCTATTTTGTCtgaagtttttttgttcttgtttttgttttttatttttttcttttgtgacaTCACTTATGTTGTTTGAAGTGCTTCTATCTGGCTCGATATTGCTTTATGATTTGATTTGCAAGTACAGAAGTGTACAGAATGTTCTGTTGGAGCTTCAAGTTTTATTCACCATTTATTACGGAAttgattttctgttatttttttctGGTTGGCTGTTAATTTAGATTCTAAATGTAATAATTTGTCTACTCTTTGTGAAAGTCCTTAATATTCAAATGGTGGAGGAGTTGTTTTGATCTGTTTTCTTGTTTTAGGTTGTAGTTAATTCCTCATTCTCCTGTTGTATTGGCCTGTAGGCTGCCTCTTGGGCTGTCATGGTTTCATTTTTACTACTAGTACCAGAGAATATTTGCCTCATAGAGTGTATAACCTAGCTGTCAATAGTACTTCTATTTATATGCTTCCCCTATAATGTAGAACCAGTCCCCAATTAGCCAATTAGAACACTACTTCCACAACAGATTTTTCCAAAATATCAAGAGTGCATTACAAACCAGTTTCCAGCAATGGGAACTTAACAGTGACACCCAACTGGACTGGGATGGATGGCTTGGCCAGGAGTTACAGATCCCCAAAGTTCTCTGCAGAAACCTCCAATATTAGGGAGCCACAGGATCTGAACTTGAAGACTTCAGGCAACACCTCGATGGAGCAGCGATAGGGGAGTTTTCTAAGGCCCAACAGCAACTTCCAGCAGTAATACCAAGCCCTTGATTCTCTCTCAGTTGCAAATAAACTCACTGAACAATAATAGaaactgaaaagaaaagaatatagaaGAAGGTAGGGTAGTCTCTGTCAGActtgggtctctcacccacGGCCTTTCACCATTTGTTTGGTCTCTCACCAATGGCATCTCACAGAGCAAAGCACAAAActgtgtttcttttctttcaaatccGACTTGGCTGGTTATCAACCTATTTCATTATTTATAAATCCGATCGATTACTCCTAGgttcttctagaaatatctcaAAACAAAATTCCCGATTAAAGTAGAATTCCTAATCGTAATCTGAAATTAGAGACAACTGATTAACTAATTAAATGAAAGTTCAAATCGTAAACTTCTAAAACTCCACGCAAGGCAGCAACTGTCTTGGACTCAAAGAATTCCACGCAAGCTGTCATGGGCCCACCGAATATAGGTAGGTACTTCCtctttaggctgtgtttggtagcctagaaaagaagagaaaagagaagaagaagaaagaactagaatagaaaagaaatgaagagaaaacaaaaaaaaaaaatcataatgtTTGGTTGTCattaaaatggaaacaaaattttcttttgttggcaCCATAATCTGGAAATTCTATGAACCGTATGGTTCACAGTCAATACACAAGGCAATTAACCAATCAGATGATAAAGAACCTATATTAAAGGACTGATCGGTTTACGAAAAGGTCCTGGAAATAGAATTCATACAAACATGAGTTAGTTCTAAGTAAAATTTCGGTCAGCTTGACCGACAATGAGGAGTTTGTATTATGAATTGACCATTTCTAACTACGGTCAGCTGACTGATTGTAACATTTTACAGTTAGCTTACCGATTGCGACTTTTTTCGGTTAGGTAACTGATTTTGTCTTTTCGGTTTGCTTGACCGATTGTCAATCAACATAATTCGTATGTTCCAAGGAAGTTATAAACACATAGCTTAAATGGTTAAAAGTAGTTACAATCAATTAAGGGAGTGTAATTCCAATAACTATTCCACTAAGGACATGACAAATGGGTTCCTACAGTTACGAAACTGCCAAAAGAGTAGGATCTTTCAAAACAAAAACTATAAAATGGACTAtggtggaagaagaaagatCATCATCAACAGATCAAACAAATTCAGACATCAAGTCTatctttcattttgtttttttttgtttttttttttttttttttttttttttttcttttccttcttttagatTAGTATTTTCTTTTGAAGTAATGTACTTCCTTCAAGTTCTGTACTTCATTTCATAGTGTAGTGATCACATCTTTGGTATGTTTAACATCAACAGAGATAACAGATCACGTTTCTAGTATATTGAACATCAACGGAGACAATAGATCATGTTTCTGGTATGTTGAACATCAACAGAGACAATAGATCATGTTTCTAGTATGTTGAACAACAGAGACAACGGATTACGACAACATAATACATTTCCCCTTGTCTATGAGTTACCATCTTttgtctttatctttttttcaaTCCCTGCATCACTAAAGTCCTTGGAGCGATCTAAGCAAGATGAGTGCTCACGTCTCCTGATTAGAAGTTAGAAACATTCTCTTGAGTCTGGACGACTCTGGAACGCCCGCAATCCCAATACGAACCTTCTATAGGTTCAGTTGCAGGAACCGTTTGCTGCCAACATCTTTTAAAACTGatgataatataaaataaatttcgaacaaaaaaagtatataaaatttataaaaaaagagaacatattTGAGTGTTCCTtcgagggaggggggggggagagagagagagagaacctgccATTCATAACAGGATTTGAATACCATGTGGCATTTGAGGTTTCCTTCCACCGAGTTGAACAGCA includes the following:
- the LOC122074749 gene encoding pentatricopeptide repeat-containing protein At1g10270-like, which translates into the protein MTLYRVILRSLRRSSPLSPTTNSIPTITASNDSILHRNHQQLNHNLISARAFAFSSAEEAAAERRRRKRRLRIEPPLHALRRDPSAPRPRPDPNAPRLPDSTSALVGPRLNLHNTVQGLIRAGDLDGASATARHAVFSNTRPTVFTCNAIMASMYRAGRYDDAIALFTFFFKQSNIVPNVVSYNVLINTHCDAGRVDTGIEIYHHILANAPFSPSPVTYRHLTKGLVDAGRISDAMDLLREMLNKGHGADSLVYNVLISGFLNLGNLERANELLDELRERCLVYDGVIHATFMDWYWNQGKDAEAMESYRNLLDRQFKMSPATCNTLLEVLLKYEKGVEASALFRQMLDNHTPPTLQAVNSDTFNIMVNECFRLGNFSEAIEVFKKVGTQPKSKPYAMDAAGYNNIMSRFCEHGLVSEAEKLFAEMSTKSVMLDNNTYRIFIDTYLKEERMDDVVYFFNKMVVESGLRYNGVYCNKVFDELVKKGKVEEAAEILGKMGERREVKPAPTHYESVITALCKEGKLDKSRDLLSQMMRNGIVGPPTLSDFISETFSKEGRKDEIDKIFEMRLGPVGGNMPYSSAPRTGTDQFGMPRISSPTRTVAGLPPSSPVPQNVADMPPSSPVPTMAGQVATGFRV